The following coding sequences lie in one Hydrogenophaga sp. PBL-H3 genomic window:
- the trmD gene encoding tRNA (guanosine(37)-N1)-methyltransferase TrmD yields MRFDVITLFPELFAPFLQHGINRRAFESGLVDVHLWNPRDFAEGNYRRVDDRPFGGGPGMVMMAEPLWQCLQAVRVERAEPEDVRAPVVLFSPIGETLDHTAVARWSDSQGAVLLCGRYEGIDQRFIDACVDLQISLGDFVLSGGEIAAMALLDAVARLQPGVLSDEGSHQQDSFNPALDGLLDSPHYTRPEVWQGPQGPMPAPDVLMGGHHERIAHHRREQSLLVTARQRPDLLVRAREQGLLDAKDVTFLRAQGLL; encoded by the coding sequence ATGCGCTTCGACGTCATCACGCTGTTTCCTGAGCTGTTCGCTCCCTTCCTGCAGCACGGCATCAACCGCCGCGCCTTCGAATCCGGCTTGGTGGATGTTCACCTGTGGAATCCGCGCGATTTCGCCGAGGGCAACTACAGGCGTGTGGACGACCGTCCGTTCGGCGGTGGACCTGGCATGGTTATGATGGCCGAGCCACTCTGGCAGTGTCTGCAGGCGGTGCGCGTCGAGCGCGCCGAGCCCGAGGACGTGCGCGCTCCGGTCGTGTTGTTCTCCCCCATCGGCGAAACCCTTGACCACACCGCCGTGGCGCGTTGGTCGGACAGCCAGGGCGCGGTGTTGCTCTGTGGCCGCTACGAGGGCATCGATCAGCGCTTCATCGACGCCTGTGTCGACCTGCAAATCAGCCTGGGCGACTTCGTGCTTTCGGGTGGCGAGATCGCCGCCATGGCGCTGCTTGATGCGGTGGCGCGACTGCAGCCCGGCGTGTTGAGCGACGAGGGCAGCCATCAGCAGGACAGTTTCAACCCCGCGCTGGACGGCCTGCTCGACAGTCCGCACTACACGCGTCCCGAGGTCTGGCAGGGCCCGCAGGGTCCAATGCCGGCGCCCGACGTGCTGATGGGGGGTCACCACGAGCGCATTGCCCATCATCGGAGAGAGCAGAGTCTGCTGGTCACCGCCCGCCAGCGGCCCGACCTGCTGGTCCGCGCCCGGGAGCAAGGGTTGCTCGATGCCAAAGATGTGACTTTCCTGCGCGCCCAGGGCTTGCTATAA
- the msrA gene encoding peptide-methionine (S)-S-oxide reductase MsrA — protein sequence MSDKEVLVLGGGCFWCTESVYVAVKGVTDVESGYSNGHVKQPSYEAVCTGTTGHNEVVRLEYDPAQISTREILEIFFVIHDPTTLNRQGNDVGTQYRSGIYFTTPEQQAVAQGLIDELTRDHAFGKPIVTEVVPLDNYSAAEQYHQDFFARNPHQGYCMMVAAPKVAKFRKTFARLAK from the coding sequence ATGAGCGACAAAGAAGTTTTGGTGTTGGGCGGCGGCTGCTTCTGGTGCACCGAGTCGGTGTACGTGGCGGTCAAGGGCGTGACCGATGTGGAGTCGGGCTACAGCAACGGCCACGTGAAGCAGCCCAGCTACGAGGCGGTGTGCACCGGCACGACCGGGCACAACGAGGTGGTGCGGCTGGAATACGACCCTGCGCAAATCAGCACGCGCGAGATTTTGGAGATCTTTTTCGTGATCCACGATCCGACCACGCTGAACCGTCAGGGCAACGACGTGGGCACGCAGTACCGCAGCGGCATTTACTTCACCACGCCCGAGCAGCAAGCGGTGGCGCAGGGGTTGATCGACGAACTCACGCGGGACCATGCGTTTGGCAAACCGATCGTGACGGAGGTGGTGCCGCTGGACAACTACTCGGCCGCGGAGCAATACCACCAGGATTTCTTTGCGCGCAACCCGCATCAGGGCTACTGCATGATGGTGGCTGCACCCAAGGTGGCGAAGTTTCGCAAGACGTTTGCCCGGTTGGCCAAGTAG
- a CDS encoding AEC family transporter, producing MAIGFLAGRLQWIRDAAVKDLSNLVFLVLIPALLFRTMSAVQFEELDLRPVLAYFPAALLLLALSIAWRGFNRASVVMAMAGVFSNMVMIGITLVELAYGKAGLVTLLTLVSVHALILLTTGSIVLELAVAREARVGGERAPHLLQTATSAIKGALIHPIPLPIISGLLFSQTGLTLPTVIDKPLLLLGNAFGPLSLVLMGVTLASTPLRGHLRDALWITVSKNLVLPVMVGLSAWALGITGLPLTVIVVAGALPIGANVFLFAQRYDVAQELTTASMGMTTLVSLFTLSFFMLAMSWLN from the coding sequence ATGGCCATCGGCTTCCTCGCCGGGCGGCTGCAATGGATCCGCGATGCTGCGGTGAAGGACCTCTCCAACCTCGTGTTCCTGGTGCTGATCCCGGCGCTGCTGTTTCGCACCATGAGCGCGGTGCAATTCGAAGAGCTCGACCTGCGGCCTGTGCTGGCCTATTTCCCCGCCGCGCTCTTGCTGCTGGCGCTGTCCATCGCCTGGCGGGGTTTCAACCGCGCCAGCGTCGTCATGGCCATGGCAGGGGTGTTCTCCAACATGGTCATGATCGGTATCACGCTGGTGGAGCTGGCCTATGGCAAGGCAGGGCTGGTCACGCTGCTGACCCTGGTGTCGGTGCATGCGCTGATTCTGCTGACCACAGGCTCCATCGTTCTGGAGTTGGCCGTGGCGCGCGAAGCACGCGTGGGCGGGGAGCGCGCACCCCACCTGCTGCAGACGGCGACTTCGGCCATCAAGGGCGCACTGATCCACCCGATTCCTTTGCCCATCATCAGTGGCCTGCTGTTTTCGCAAACCGGCTTGACCTTGCCCACGGTGATCGACAAGCCGCTGCTGCTGCTGGGCAACGCCTTCGGCCCGCTGTCGCTGGTGTTGATGGGGGTGACGCTGGCCAGCACGCCGCTGCGTGGGCACCTGCGCGACGCGCTGTGGATCACGGTGTCCAAGAACCTCGTGCTGCCGGTGATGGTGGGTCTGAGCGCCTGGGCCCTGGGCATCACTGGCCTGCCCCTGACCGTGATCGTGGTGGCGGGCGCTTTGCCGATAGGCGCCAACGTGTTCCTGTTTGCCCAGCGCTATGACGTGGCACAGGAACTCACCACCGCCAGCATGGGCATGACCACGCTGGTGTCGCTCTTCACGCTGAGTTTTTTCATGCTGGCCATGTCCTGGCTGAACTGA
- the rplS gene encoding 50S ribosomal protein L19 encodes MNLIQTLEQEEIARLGKVIPPFAPGDTVIVSVNVIEGTRKRLQAYEGVVVARRNRGLNSSFIVRKISNGEGVERTFPLYSPLIAKIEVKRRGDVRRAKLYYLRDRSGKSARIKEKLGAKAA; translated from the coding sequence ATGAACCTCATCCAGACCCTAGAGCAAGAAGAAATTGCTCGCCTCGGCAAAGTCATTCCGCCGTTCGCCCCTGGCGACACCGTGATCGTCAGCGTGAACGTGATCGAAGGCACCCGCAAGCGTTTGCAGGCCTACGAAGGTGTGGTGGTTGCCCGCCGCAACCGTGGCCTCAACTCCAGCTTCATCGTGCGCAAGATCTCCAACGGCGAAGGCGTCGAGCGCACCTTCCCGCTGTACAGCCCGCTGATCGCCAAGATCGAAGTCAAGCGCCGCGGTGACGTGCGCCGTGCCAAGCTGTACTACCTGCGCGACCGCAGCGGCAAGTCGGCACGTATCAAGGAAAAGCTGGGCGCCAAGGCTGCATAA
- the rimM gene encoding ribosome maturation factor RimM (Essential for efficient processing of 16S rRNA) translates to MSSPASGAFTASSLPADAVELGRIQDAWGIKGWVRILPYSADTSALIASQQWFLEPPEARFARGFSAFSGCVTIGLLEVKPHTDGLVAQIEGIGDRNSAEALKGVRVYLPRSAFPATPEGEYYWVDLIGLDVVNREGVCLGVVRDLMATGPTSVLVLEYTETVDGVEQVAERMIPFVAAYIDNVDRAARRITADWQTDY, encoded by the coding sequence GTGAGCAGCCCCGCGTCCGGCGCCTTCACGGCGTCGTCCCTCCCGGCCGATGCGGTCGAGTTGGGGCGCATACAAGACGCGTGGGGCATCAAGGGCTGGGTCCGCATCCTGCCCTACAGCGCCGACACCTCGGCGCTGATCGCTTCCCAACAATGGTTCCTGGAGCCGCCCGAAGCCCGCTTCGCGCGCGGCTTTTCGGCGTTTTCGGGCTGTGTGACCATTGGTCTGCTGGAGGTCAAGCCGCACACCGACGGTCTGGTCGCCCAGATCGAAGGCATCGGCGATCGCAACTCGGCCGAAGCGCTCAAGGGCGTGCGCGTCTACCTGCCGCGCAGCGCCTTCCCCGCCACACCCGAGGGTGAGTACTACTGGGTCGATCTGATCGGCCTGGACGTGGTCAACCGCGAAGGCGTGTGCCTGGGCGTGGTGCGTGACCTCATGGCCACCGGGCCAACTTCCGTGCTGGTGCTCGAATACACCGAAACTGTCGACGGGGTTGAGCAAGTGGCCGAACGCATGATTCCGTTCGTGGCGGCCTACATCGACAACGTGGACAGGGCGGCACGCCGCATCACGGCCGACTGGCAAACTGACTATTGA
- a CDS encoding CobD/CbiB family protein: MGFFAIFIALLLEQARPLAYDNVVHAALRAWSRTVRRNLDAGESSHGWVAWGLAVGVPALLVALVHWGLWWFSSVLAFVWMVAVLYVTLGFRQFSHHFSEIRNALEEGNDALAREKLAAWLRVDASSLPRSELLRQVIEHSVLSAHRHVFGVLVCFVVFWALGLGPAGAVFYRSAEYLSRNWRARPDGTPSIALQNAAARAWALVDHVPARVTALGFAVVGNFEEAVASWRGDAERFAPGSNGVVLAATSGALNVRLTPQPDPMVVPEEGDPGNRPEPQLAHLGSVVGLVWRAVVLWMLLLALVTLARL; this comes from the coding sequence ATGGGTTTTTTTGCCATCTTCATCGCCTTGCTGCTGGAGCAGGCGCGTCCACTGGCCTATGACAACGTGGTTCACGCTGCGCTGCGCGCCTGGTCCCGCACGGTTCGCCGCAACCTCGATGCGGGCGAATCTTCGCACGGCTGGGTGGCCTGGGGGCTGGCCGTCGGTGTGCCTGCGCTGCTGGTTGCACTGGTGCACTGGGGCCTGTGGTGGTTCAGCTCTGTACTCGCTTTCGTTTGGATGGTGGCGGTGCTCTATGTGACGCTGGGTTTTCGCCAGTTCAGCCACCACTTCAGCGAGATCCGCAACGCGCTCGAAGAGGGCAACGATGCGCTGGCGCGCGAGAAGCTCGCCGCCTGGCTTCGGGTGGACGCGTCCAGCTTGCCGCGCAGCGAGCTGCTGCGCCAGGTGATCGAGCACTCGGTACTCTCGGCACACCGCCACGTGTTTGGTGTGCTGGTGTGTTTTGTGGTGTTCTGGGCGTTGGGGCTGGGGCCGGCAGGCGCGGTGTTTTACCGTTCGGCCGAGTACCTCTCGCGCAACTGGCGCGCGCGCCCCGATGGCACACCGAGTATTGCCCTGCAGAACGCCGCAGCCCGCGCCTGGGCTTTGGTTGACCATGTGCCCGCCCGAGTCACGGCGCTGGGCTTTGCTGTGGTGGGCAATTTCGAGGAAGCGGTGGCCAGCTGGCGCGGCGATGCCGAACGCTTCGCACCGGGCAGCAACGGCGTGGTCTTGGCTGCAACATCGGGCGCGCTCAATGTGCGCCTCACACCGCAGCCCGACCCGATGGTCGTGCCCGAAGAGGGCGATCCGGGCAACCGGCCCGAGCCCCAACTGGCGCACCTGGGCAGCGTGGTGGGGCTGGTCTGGCGCGCCGTGGTGTTGTGGATGCTGCTGCTTGCGCTGGTCACGCTCGCGCGCCTCTGA
- a CDS encoding acyl-CoA dehydrogenase translates to MLSPTKAKASFNWEDPFHLDAQLTDDERAVRDAAHAYCQEKLLPRVTEAFRHEKTDPAIFREMGELGLLGPTIPEAYGGSGLNYVCYGLVAREVERVDSGYRSMMSVQSSLVMVPINEFGTEEQKQKYLPKLASGHWIGCFGLTEPNHGSDPGSMVTRAKKVAGGYSISGSKMWISNSPIADVFVVWAKDDEGSIRGFILDKGMKGLSAPAIHSKVGLRASITGEIVMDEVFCPEENAFPEVRGLKGPFTCLNSARYGIAWGALGAAEDCFFRARQYVMDRHQFGRPLAANQLIQKKLADMLTEISLGLQGCLRLGRMKDEGTAAVEITSILKRNSCGKALDIARLARDMMGGNGISDEFGVARHLVNLEVVNTYEGTHDIHALILGRAITGIQAFS, encoded by the coding sequence ATGCTTTCCCCCACCAAAGCCAAAGCCAGCTTCAACTGGGAAGACCCCTTCCACCTGGACGCACAGCTCACCGACGACGAGCGCGCCGTGCGCGATGCCGCCCACGCCTACTGCCAGGAAAAACTGCTGCCGCGCGTGACCGAGGCCTTCCGCCACGAGAAGACCGACCCGGCGATCTTCCGCGAGATGGGTGAACTTGGCCTGCTCGGCCCGACCATCCCCGAGGCCTACGGCGGCTCGGGCCTGAACTACGTGTGCTACGGCCTGGTGGCGCGTGAAGTGGAGCGCGTGGATTCCGGCTACCGCTCCATGATGAGTGTGCAGAGCTCGCTGGTGATGGTGCCGATCAACGAGTTCGGCACCGAAGAGCAGAAGCAGAAATACCTGCCCAAGCTGGCCAGCGGCCATTGGATCGGCTGCTTCGGCCTGACCGAACCCAACCACGGCTCCGACCCGGGCAGCATGGTCACCCGCGCGAAGAAGGTGGCCGGCGGCTACAGCATCTCGGGCAGCAAGATGTGGATCAGCAACTCGCCGATCGCCGACGTGTTCGTGGTCTGGGCCAAGGACGACGAAGGTTCGATCCGCGGCTTCATTCTCGACAAGGGCATGAAGGGCCTGAGCGCCCCGGCCATCCACAGCAAGGTCGGCCTGCGCGCCTCCATCACCGGCGAGATCGTGATGGACGAGGTGTTCTGCCCCGAAGAAAACGCCTTCCCCGAGGTGCGTGGCTTGAAGGGTCCGTTCACGTGTCTGAACAGCGCGCGTTACGGCATCGCCTGGGGTGCGCTGGGTGCGGCCGAAGACTGCTTCTTCCGCGCCCGCCAGTACGTGATGGACCGCCACCAGTTCGGTCGCCCACTGGCCGCCAACCAGCTGATCCAGAAGAAGCTGGCCGACATGCTGACCGAGATCAGCCTGGGCCTGCAGGGCTGCTTGCGTCTGGGCCGCATGAAGGACGAGGGCACAGCCGCGGTGGAGATCACCTCCATCCTCAAGCGCAACAGCTGCGGCAAGGCGCTGGACATTGCCCGCCTGGCGCGCGACATGATGGGTGGCAACGGCATCAGCGACGAGTTCGGCGTGGCGCGCCATCTGGTGAACCTGGAAGTGGTCAACACCTACGAAGGCACGCACGACATCCACGCGCTCATCCTGGGCCGTGCGATCACCGGCATCCAGGCGTTTTCCTGA
- a CDS encoding NINE protein, which produces MSGRGKNKTLAAVLAVLGGTLGLHRFYLRGLGDWIGWLHPIPAALGWWGVDRVLTYGQDDKLSWVLIPLLGMTIAASCLTGIVYALTEREKWNRWFNPTLPVDANAGATHWLTIGTLVLALLMGTVAFMGSLAFGIQRYFEYQIEEARKISQ; this is translated from the coding sequence GTGAGCGGGCGCGGCAAGAACAAGACGCTGGCCGCGGTGCTGGCAGTGCTCGGCGGCACGCTGGGGCTGCACCGCTTCTATTTGCGCGGTCTGGGCGACTGGATCGGTTGGCTGCACCCGATTCCCGCGGCCCTGGGCTGGTGGGGCGTGGACCGCGTGCTCACCTACGGGCAGGACGACAAGCTCTCCTGGGTGCTGATTCCGCTGCTGGGCATGACGATCGCCGCGAGCTGCCTCACCGGCATCGTCTATGCGCTGACCGAGCGCGAAAAGTGGAACCGCTGGTTCAACCCGACGCTGCCGGTGGACGCCAACGCCGGCGCCACGCACTGGCTGACCATCGGCACGCTGGTGCTCGCGCTGCTCATGGGCACCGTGGCTTTCATGGGCAGCCTGGCCTTCGGCATTCAGCGCTACTTCGAGTACCAGATTGAAGAGGCGCGAAAAATAAGCCAATAA
- a CDS encoding EamA family transporter, producing MPTAHLLLALSVVFVWGTNFVVIRWGLDGLPPFLFATLRFAFSALPWLFFVPRPTAPWHKLAAFGVLLGVGQFGLLFLAMRSSISPGLASLVVQLQVFFTIGLSLWLMGERVRGFQIAGLLLALCGLGVIAANLDATVTLAGIGMVLSAAFFWSLANLVVKSLGPVNMLHFMVWSSLFAVPPLFALSWFIEGPELMRSAVAQADSLVWASVLWQAVGNTLFGYGVWNWLLARHPAATVTPLALLIPVFGMGASALSLGESLPGWKLGAAALVLLGLAVIVLWPRWRPGR from the coding sequence TTGCCCACCGCCCACCTTCTGCTGGCCTTGTCCGTCGTGTTTGTCTGGGGCACCAATTTCGTGGTGATCCGCTGGGGGCTGGACGGGCTGCCGCCTTTCCTGTTCGCCACGCTGCGCTTTGCGTTCTCTGCCCTGCCCTGGCTCTTCTTCGTTCCCCGACCCACCGCACCCTGGCACAAGCTCGCGGCCTTTGGCGTGCTGCTGGGCGTGGGCCAATTCGGCCTGCTGTTCCTCGCCATGCGCAGCAGCATCTCGCCCGGGCTGGCTTCGCTGGTGGTGCAGTTGCAGGTGTTCTTCACCATCGGCCTGTCGCTGTGGCTGATGGGTGAACGGGTGCGTGGTTTCCAGATCGCCGGACTGTTGCTTGCACTGTGCGGTCTGGGCGTGATCGCGGCCAACCTCGACGCCACCGTGACGCTGGCGGGCATCGGCATGGTGCTCAGCGCGGCGTTCTTCTGGTCGCTGGCCAATCTGGTGGTGAAGTCGCTCGGGCCGGTGAACATGCTGCACTTCATGGTCTGGAGCAGTCTGTTCGCGGTGCCGCCGCTGTTCGCCTTGTCGTGGTTCATCGAAGGGCCAGAACTCATGCGCTCGGCCGTTGCACAGGCCGACTCGCTGGTGTGGGCCAGCGTGTTGTGGCAGGCGGTGGGCAACACGTTGTTTGGCTACGGCGTGTGGAACTGGCTGCTGGCACGCCACCCGGCGGCCACGGTGACGCCACTGGCGCTGTTGATCCCGGTGTTCGGCATGGGAGCTTCGGCCTTGTCGCTGGGTGAGTCGCTTCCAGGCTGGAAGCTCGGTGCCGCGGCGCTGGTGTTGCTGGGTCTGGCGGTGATTGTTCTCTGGCCACGGTGGCGGCCAGGGCGGTGA
- a CDS encoding 4a-hydroxytetrahydrobiopterin dehydratase: protein MNTIHHNRRALSATEIVSQLTQLNGESAQGWKLIDGALDKTFTFANFHETMAFVNAVAWIAHREDHHPDLALGYSRCTVRFNTHDVDGISVSDFHCAAAVEALQKA from the coding sequence ATGAACACCATTCACCACAACCGCCGCGCCCTCTCGGCCACCGAAATCGTGAGCCAGCTCACCCAGCTCAACGGCGAATCCGCCCAGGGCTGGAAACTGATCGATGGCGCGCTGGACAAAACCTTCACCTTCGCCAACTTCCACGAGACCATGGCCTTCGTGAATGCGGTCGCCTGGATCGCCCACCGCGAAGACCACCACCCCGACCTGGCCCTGGGCTACAGCCGCTGCACGGTGCGGTTCAATACGCACGACGTGGATGGCATCTCGGTGAGTGACTTCCACTGCGCAGCTGCAGTGGAAGCACTGCAGAAGGCCTGA
- a CDS encoding LysR family transcriptional regulator gives MEFRHLRYFLVLAEELHFGRAAQRLAITQPPLSLNIQQLEASVGALLFTRNSRGVQLTAAGQAFVPAARSLLDQAGLAAREAREVSQGMLGSLQIGFAGTVLYRGLPQILKGFAAGHPKLHLVLRELSSSDQLIDLMHERLDIGFVHTTRVPVGFSQILVSSQPFVACLPAGHALARRKQLSLARLQGEPFAVVSRAVSPDYHERILGLCADAGFLPEIRFELRHWLSVVSVVSQGLGCALVPAALQQAGLPGAVFVPLDVDTPPYETHCLWKTDRDQAALGAFLGAVRAFAQPLQ, from the coding sequence ATGGAATTCCGCCACCTGCGCTATTTCCTCGTGCTGGCCGAAGAGCTGCATTTCGGCCGCGCGGCACAGCGCTTGGCCATCACGCAGCCACCGCTGTCGCTCAACATCCAGCAGCTCGAAGCCTCGGTGGGCGCGTTGCTCTTCACGCGCAACAGTCGGGGCGTGCAGCTCACCGCTGCGGGGCAGGCGTTTGTGCCGGCGGCGCGCTCGCTGCTGGATCAAGCGGGCCTGGCCGCGCGCGAGGCGCGCGAGGTGTCGCAGGGCATGCTGGGCAGCCTGCAGATCGGTTTTGCCGGTACGGTGCTCTACCGGGGGCTGCCGCAAATCTTGAAGGGCTTCGCGGCGGGGCACCCCAAGCTGCACCTGGTGTTGCGAGAGCTGAGTTCGAGCGACCAGCTCATCGACCTGATGCACGAGCGGCTGGACATCGGTTTCGTGCACACCACGCGGGTGCCGGTGGGCTTCTCGCAGATCCTGGTCTCCAGCCAGCCGTTTGTGGCCTGTCTCCCGGCGGGCCATGCGCTGGCCCGACGCAAACAGCTGTCGCTGGCGCGGCTGCAGGGGGAGCCGTTCGCGGTGGTGTCGCGGGCGGTGTCGCCCGACTATCACGAGCGCATCCTCGGTCTGTGCGCCGACGCGGGGTTCTTGCCCGAGATCCGCTTTGAGCTGCGCCACTGGCTCAGCGTGGTGTCCGTCGTGTCGCAGGGCCTGGGTTGTGCGCTGGTGCCGGCGGCGTTGCAGCAGGCTGGGCTGCCCGGCGCGGTTTTCGTGCCGCTGGATGTGGACACGCCGCCTTACGAGACCCATTGCCTGTGGAAAACGGACAGAGACCAGGCCGCGTTGGGGGCATTTCTGGGCGCGGTGCGTGCGTTTGCCCAGCCACTACAGTGA
- the rpsP gene encoding 30S ribosomal protein S16, producing MVVIRLSRGGSKSRPFYNIVVADKRNRRDGRFIERIGFYNPLARGGEEPLRIALDRLTYWTGVGATPSDTVERLVKQNATKAAVAA from the coding sequence ATGGTCGTCATTCGACTCTCCCGCGGCGGCTCAAAGTCCCGTCCTTTCTACAACATCGTTGTGGCCGACAAACGCAACCGCCGCGACGGTCGTTTCATCGAGCGCATCGGCTTTTACAACCCCCTGGCACGCGGTGGTGAAGAGCCCCTGCGCATCGCCCTGGACCGCCTGACCTACTGGACCGGCGTGGGTGCCACCCCGTCCGACACGGTGGAGCGTCTGGTCAAGCAGAACGCCACCAAGGCCGCCGTCGCAGCCTGA
- a CDS encoding CoA pyrophosphatase, protein MTQLLPAFDPRLVPIVNADEITHPAHPERLTAHGLRQLFANPPQWTPELVREIKFANRAPAHAAVMLPLVMRDELTLLLTQRTAHLSTHSGQIALPGGKIDPTDADPTAAALRETFEEIGIAPERIEVLGTLPVYVTGTSFIVTPVVGLVEPGFELVPNPDEVDDVFEVPLSFLMNPLHHRRHAFDFEGVVREWYSMPYQDGDQERFIWGATAGMLRNFYRMLSA, encoded by the coding sequence ATGACCCAACTGTTGCCCGCGTTCGATCCCCGCCTGGTGCCCATCGTCAACGCCGACGAAATCACGCACCCCGCCCACCCCGAGCGCCTTACCGCGCACGGCTTGCGCCAGCTGTTCGCCAACCCGCCGCAGTGGACGCCCGAGCTGGTGCGCGAGATCAAGTTCGCCAACCGCGCACCGGCCCATGCGGCCGTGATGTTGCCGCTGGTGATGCGCGACGAGCTCACCCTGCTGCTCACCCAGCGCACGGCTCACCTCTCCACCCATTCGGGCCAGATTGCCTTGCCCGGCGGCAAGATCGACCCCACCGACGCCGACCCCACCGCCGCTGCGTTGCGTGAGACGTTTGAAGAGATCGGTATTGCGCCCGAGCGCATCGAGGTGCTGGGCACGCTGCCGGTGTACGTCACGGGCACCTCGTTCATCGTCACGCCAGTGGTGGGGCTGGTGGAGCCAGGGTTCGAGCTGGTGCCCAACCCCGACGAGGTGGACGACGTGTTCGAGGTGCCGCTGTCCTTCCTCATGAACCCGCTGCACCACCGCCGGCATGCCTTCGACTTCGAAGGCGTGGTGCGCGAGTGGTATTCCATGCCCTACCAGGACGGCGACCAGGAGCGCTTCATCTGGGGTGCCACCGCCGGCATGCTGCGCAACTTTTACCGGATGCTCAGCGCCTGA
- a CDS encoding GNAT family N-acetyltransferase has translation MSTIRPSREDDLDAITRIYAHHVLHGTGTFETTPPSLADMTARRADVLSKGLPWLVVEVGGQVLGFAYGNWFKPRPAYRFSVEDSIYMDPAAHGKGLGRALLTELLAVLERGGVRKVMAVIGDSANAGSIGVHKALGFETVGVVQSCGWKFDRWLDIVLMQRTLGAGDTTPPESAA, from the coding sequence ATGTCCACGATCCGCCCCAGCCGAGAAGACGACCTAGACGCCATCACCCGCATCTATGCCCACCACGTGCTGCACGGCACCGGTACCTTTGAAACCACGCCGCCCAGCCTGGCCGACATGACCGCGCGCCGCGCCGATGTGTTGTCCAAAGGCCTGCCTTGGCTGGTGGTTGAAGTGGGCGGTCAGGTGCTGGGGTTTGCCTACGGCAACTGGTTCAAGCCCCGGCCGGCCTACCGCTTTTCGGTAGAGGACTCGATCTACATGGACCCGGCCGCGCACGGCAAGGGTTTGGGCCGCGCGCTGTTGACCGAGTTGCTGGCGGTGCTGGAGCGCGGTGGCGTGCGCAAGGTCATGGCCGTGATTGGCGACTCGGCCAACGCGGGTTCGATCGGCGTGCACAAGGCGCTGGGCTTCGAGACGGTGGGTGTGGTGCAGTCGTGCGGCTGGAAGTTCGACCGTTGGCTGGACATCGTGTTGATGCAACGAACGCTGGGTGCCGGCGACACCACGCCGCCTGAAAGCGCTGCGTGA
- the rsgA gene encoding ribosome small subunit-dependent GTPase A, with product MADLQTGLVVAAHGRHCMVESTDGERRICHPRGKKSQVVVGDQVQWQITGDEGSIERVDERRNLFYRQDEMRTKSFAANLDQVLVLVAADPEFSESQLARALIAAQAEHIEVLIVLNKSDLQPAFDRAWARLDPYRRMGCTVMPLRLKADGQDAGGDDGLDALQQRLAGKRTLVLGPSGVGKSTLVNRLVPMAKALTGEISRALNSGKHTTTSTTWYWVDGARSTALIDSPGFQEFGLNHIEPMQLAHLMPDLNATLGNCRFYNCTHLHEPGCAVVAHVQSGDAEVTGGDPLAISENRYRLYRELFAELSDKRKY from the coding sequence ATGGCCGATCTCCAGACTGGTCTGGTGGTGGCCGCCCATGGCCGCCACTGCATGGTGGAAAGCACAGACGGTGAGCGCCGCATCTGCCATCCCCGGGGGAAAAAAAGCCAGGTGGTCGTGGGTGATCAGGTGCAATGGCAGATCACCGGTGACGAAGGCAGCATCGAGCGCGTGGACGAGCGACGCAACCTGTTTTACCGGCAGGACGAGATGCGCACCAAGTCGTTCGCGGCCAACCTCGATCAGGTGCTGGTGCTGGTGGCAGCCGATCCCGAGTTCTCCGAGAGCCAGCTTGCACGCGCGCTGATCGCAGCCCAGGCCGAGCACATCGAGGTGTTGATCGTGCTCAACAAGAGCGATCTGCAGCCCGCCTTCGACCGCGCCTGGGCGCGCCTGGACCCCTACCGCCGCATGGGTTGCACGGTGATGCCGCTGCGCCTCAAGGCAGACGGCCAGGACGCGGGCGGAGACGATGGTCTGGACGCGCTGCAGCAACGCCTGGCGGGCAAGCGCACCTTGGTGCTGGGGCCGTCGGGTGTGGGCAAGAGCACCTTGGTGAACCGGCTGGTGCCCATGGCCAAGGCGCTCACCGGCGAAATTTCGCGCGCGTTGAATTCAGGCAAACACACCACCACCAGCACCACCTGGTACTGGGTTGACGGCGCTCGGAGCACAGCCCTGATCGACTCGCCTGGATTCCAGGAATTCGGCCTCAATCACATTGAACCGATGCAGCTTGCGCACCTGATGCCCGACCTGAACGCCACGCTGGGCAATTGCCGCTTCTACAACTGCACCCACCTGCACGAGCCAGGCTGTGCCGTGGTGGCGCATGTGCAGTCAGGGGATGCCGAAGTGACCGGGGGCGATCCGCTGGCGATCAGCGAGAACCGCTACCGGCTCTACCGCGAGCTGTTCGCCGAGCTGTCGGACAAACGCAAATACTGA